A single genomic interval of Candidatus Eisenbacteria bacterium harbors:
- a CDS encoding glycosyltransferase yields the protein MGRRSASGLVRPSAALYRASVTVSIVVPARNEEELLPSCLRALTTQDYRGPLEIIVVDNGSTDRTAERARWFGVTVVSEPRHGYVIALARGFSIATGDIVATTDADTVPPRNWVSRLAREYAERPEVVAVGGEIYFREPNWKGWLFTRCILPVLNRWDRRNRAGAHLWGANFSVRRDVFQRAGGWNMEFNLQCDTELSERLRRFGRVVLLESLSVSTSCRRWNRSLLWSVFLYASNFVSLRLRRRPLWRSFPEIRERRAPAAGEASGFAWRPPWGFSWKAARTGTVVAVFAALVALGGYDTFAPWSNAFGRTYWEGATKERVVALTFDDGPNEPFTSDVLDVLRREDVKATFFLIGRNARRYPAIAARIAREGHVIGNHTDSHPPGFALEPAPYLRAEVDRAEESIHAATGVYAHFFRPPQGIRSPWLMRVLEEDSLVTVTWDDAPRDWEPHSARQLAAATVARAHPGAIILLHDGLNLAHRPDRSATVAALPTIIHRLRDKGYQFVTVPELLRCRPALARWPAAQ from the coding sequence ATGGGCCGCCGAAGTGCGTCAGGACTTGTCCGACCGTCGGCGGCTCTCTACCGTGCATCCGTGACCGTCTCGATCGTCGTCCCCGCGCGCAACGAGGAGGAGCTTCTGCCGAGCTGCCTCCGTGCGCTCACAACCCAGGATTACCGAGGCCCGCTCGAGATCATCGTCGTGGACAACGGGAGCACCGACCGCACGGCGGAGCGCGCCCGGTGGTTCGGCGTGACGGTGGTGTCGGAGCCCAGGCACGGCTACGTCATCGCGCTCGCGCGCGGCTTCTCGATCGCGACAGGCGATATCGTCGCCACGACCGACGCCGACACGGTACCGCCCCGGAACTGGGTCTCGCGCCTGGCGCGCGAGTACGCGGAGCGTCCGGAGGTGGTGGCGGTCGGGGGAGAGATTTACTTCCGAGAGCCGAATTGGAAAGGCTGGCTCTTCACGCGATGCATCCTTCCGGTCTTGAACCGGTGGGACCGCAGGAACCGGGCCGGCGCGCACCTCTGGGGCGCGAACTTCTCCGTGCGCCGGGACGTTTTCCAGCGCGCGGGCGGCTGGAATATGGAATTCAACCTTCAATGCGACACCGAGCTTTCCGAGAGGCTTCGCCGCTTCGGCCGAGTCGTTCTCCTGGAAAGCCTTTCTGTCTCCACGTCGTGCCGCCGGTGGAATCGCTCGTTATTGTGGAGCGTTTTCCTCTACGCCTCGAATTTCGTGTCTTTGCGGTTACGCCGGCGGCCGCTTTGGCGCAGCTTCCCAGAGATTCGTGAGCGGCGGGCTCCGGCGGCGGGCGAGGCGTCGGGATTCGCCTGGCGTCCCCCGTGGGGTTTCTCCTGGAAGGCGGCCCGAACGGGCACCGTCGTAGCGGTCTTTGCCGCGCTCGTCGCTCTCGGCGGTTACGACACGTTCGCGCCTTGGTCGAACGCTTTTGGTAGAACCTATTGGGAGGGTGCCACCAAGGAGCGCGTGGTGGCCTTGACCTTCGACGACGGCCCCAACGAGCCCTTCACCTCCGATGTGCTCGACGTTCTCCGTCGTGAGGACGTGAAGGCCACGTTTTTCCTGATCGGGAGGAACGCGCGCCGCTACCCCGCGATCGCCGCAAGGATCGCGCGCGAAGGGCACGTGATCGGAAACCACACCGATTCACACCCGCCGGGGTTCGCGCTGGAACCCGCACCCTATCTTCGCGCCGAAGTCGACCGGGCCGAGGAGAGCATTCATGCCGCGACCGGCGTGTACGCGCACTTTTTCCGTCCGCCCCAGGGGATTCGGTCCCCTTGGCTGATGCGCGTCCTGGAAGAGGATTCGCTCGTGACGGTGACCTGGGACGACGCGCCCCGGGACTGGGAGCCCCACTCCGCTCGGCAGCTCGCGGCAGCCACCGTCGCGCGCGCGCACCCGGGGGCCATCATTCTGCTCCACGACGGGCTCAACTTGGCGCATCGCCCCGACCGGAGCGCGACCGTGGCGGCGCTGCCCACGATCATCCATCGCCTCCGCGACAAGGGATACCAGTTCGTCACGGTGCCGGAGCTTCTGCGCTGCCGCCCGGCGCTGGCGCGCTGGCCGGCGGCACAGTAG
- a CDS encoding serine/threonine-protein kinase — translation MPVTSGATIGPYKVDREIGRGGMGVIFLAHDTRLGRTVALKALPEDVAADPDRLQRFEREARVLASLNHPNVAAIYGLEESEGRRYLALEHIEGETLADRIARGPLPLQETLNVCIEIACGVEAAHDGGVVHRDLKPANVMITPNEQVKVLDFGLAKGRVATDEEGLAKSPALVDSPTLSSPTLPHSPTFINPATMVGVILGTAAYLSPEQARGKVVDRRTDIWSFGCIVYECLTGKRAFEGETVSDTIAKILEREMDWSTLPKHTPARLRELLERCLTKDPKKRLRDIGDARLTLEEIKSGRYAGAGASADAAAPASAAAKRRTAILLAAAAIAGAALGAAGWNAFTAGRTHTEGVMHLALPTPPDVQVQGAASDGRTIALIGKPLTAGARDLSLARLYMRRMDQPEFDVVRGTEGASALFMSANGRTIEYWAPAGEQTRDLRRFRMPADRSAPPVPVGNVDPEWDVTGAWLESGDLMLSTNNGLRYVRLPAKGGSPSPPTRFVVPGYPAGRFFPEGKPLPGDRGVFLSAIWYEGEVYRQGIGILDPRSGKTKILIRDAGSPAYHAGVLCFSRQDALFAVRFDLGKMEVKGEPVGIMNDLRQENTSINARFGITPNGMLVYAGGGNVVRNRHVIVVDRQGNVSEWSPERRPYEYDLKASPDGSRATLSINNANAITETWVSERGQPAARRVRSRPGADCLGNSWSQDGRWLAFAQNANDSLDGIYLVDAAGASAPRRIARKPSPTSYFIPTSMSPDGRTMLTTNADSNRVAIWVFQVPAREGEPGIPRQITGNDALHALGIFSPDGRVVAYQSNETGRGEVYASEWAGDGFAGLPIMVSRGGGDMPRWGKDGKHLYYSVQGKLMSVGITSRPGLTATSPTLVWDLAALRIPPNRLGAALYDILPDGRLIAVQKGPEEQNPTQANVILNFDEVLKERMRAARK, via the coding sequence GCGATACCTCGCGCTCGAGCACATCGAGGGGGAGACGCTCGCTGATCGGATCGCGCGCGGGCCGCTTCCTCTCCAAGAGACGCTCAACGTCTGCATCGAGATCGCCTGCGGGGTGGAGGCGGCGCACGACGGGGGCGTGGTGCATCGTGATCTCAAGCCCGCGAACGTGATGATCACGCCGAACGAACAGGTCAAGGTGCTGGACTTCGGGCTCGCGAAGGGCCGGGTCGCGACGGACGAGGAAGGCCTCGCGAAATCCCCGGCACTGGTAGATTCGCCCACGCTTTCTTCGCCGACGCTCCCGCACTCGCCGACCTTTATCAACCCCGCGACAATGGTCGGCGTGATCCTGGGCACGGCGGCGTACCTCTCGCCCGAGCAGGCGCGGGGCAAGGTCGTCGACCGCCGCACCGACATCTGGTCCTTCGGCTGCATCGTCTACGAATGCCTCACCGGGAAGCGCGCGTTCGAGGGAGAGACGGTGAGCGACACCATCGCGAAGATCCTCGAGCGCGAGATGGACTGGTCGACGCTCCCCAAGCACACGCCCGCGCGGCTCCGCGAGCTGCTCGAGCGCTGCCTGACCAAAGATCCCAAGAAACGCCTGCGCGACATCGGCGACGCGCGGCTCACGCTCGAGGAGATCAAATCGGGGCGGTACGCGGGCGCCGGCGCCTCCGCCGACGCCGCCGCGCCGGCGAGCGCGGCCGCGAAACGCCGCACCGCGATCCTCCTCGCGGCCGCCGCAATCGCGGGCGCCGCCCTCGGTGCCGCGGGGTGGAACGCCTTCACCGCCGGCCGCACCCACACCGAAGGCGTCATGCACCTGGCGCTCCCAACCCCTCCGGATGTTCAAGTCCAGGGGGCTGCATCCGATGGGCGCACGATCGCCCTCATCGGAAAACCGCTCACCGCCGGCGCGAGAGATTTATCGCTTGCTCGTCTTTACATGCGCCGCATGGATCAGCCGGAATTCGATGTGGTCCGTGGGACCGAGGGCGCCAGCGCGCTTTTCATGAGCGCGAACGGCCGCACCATCGAGTACTGGGCACCCGCGGGCGAGCAGACGCGCGACCTTCGCCGGTTCAGGATGCCGGCGGACCGGAGCGCTCCGCCCGTCCCGGTCGGGAACGTGGATCCGGAGTGGGACGTGACCGGAGCCTGGCTCGAATCCGGGGACCTCATGCTCTCGACCAATAACGGACTGAGATATGTGCGTCTGCCCGCGAAAGGGGGATCGCCCTCTCCGCCGACCAGGTTTGTCGTTCCGGGCTATCCCGCGGGTCGGTTCTTTCCGGAGGGCAAGCCGCTACCCGGCGATCGCGGCGTGTTCCTGAGCGCCATCTGGTACGAAGGGGAAGTGTACCGCCAGGGAATCGGCATTCTCGATCCTCGCTCCGGGAAGACCAAGATCCTGATCCGGGATGCAGGGAGCCCGGCGTACCACGCGGGCGTGCTCTGTTTCTCCCGACAGGACGCGTTGTTCGCGGTCCGGTTCGACCTCGGCAAAATGGAGGTCAAGGGTGAGCCGGTCGGGATCATGAACGACCTCCGCCAGGAGAACACCTCGATCAACGCCCGCTTCGGAATCACTCCAAACGGGATGCTCGTCTATGCCGGAGGGGGCAACGTCGTGCGAAACCGCCACGTGATCGTGGTGGACCGTCAGGGGAACGTTTCCGAGTGGTCGCCGGAGCGGCGACCTTACGAATATGACCTGAAGGCTTCGCCCGACGGGAGCAGGGCGACCCTCTCGATTAACAATGCGAACGCGATCACCGAGACTTGGGTGTCGGAGCGTGGACAGCCCGCGGCTCGGCGTGTCCGCTCGCGCCCGGGCGCGGACTGTCTTGGGAACTCATGGTCGCAGGACGGCCGCTGGCTCGCGTTCGCACAGAATGCCAATGATTCGCTCGATGGAATCTATCTGGTCGACGCCGCCGGCGCTTCCGCGCCGAGGCGGATCGCGAGGAAGCCCTCACCAACGTCGTACTTCATACCTACCTCCATGTCTCCGGACGGAAGGACCATGCTGACGACCAACGCCGACAGCAACAGGGTAGCGATCTGGGTCTTTCAGGTGCCCGCGCGGGAAGGTGAGCCGGGGATCCCGAGGCAGATCACCGGCAACGACGCATTACATGCCTTGGGTATTTTCTCGCCCGATGGACGCGTCGTAGCCTACCAATCGAATGAGACAGGGAGGGGGGAGGTGTACGCCAGCGAATGGGCGGGCGATGGGTTCGCGGGCCTGCCGATCATGGTCTCCCGCGGGGGAGGCGATATGCCCAGATGGGGAAAGGACGGGAAACATCTCTACTATTCGGTCCAGGGAAAACTGATGTCGGTCGGGATCACCTCAAGGCCTGGACTGACGGCAACATCCCCGACGTTGGTGTGGGATCTTGCGGCTCTGCGCATTCCACCGAACCGTCTTGGTGCCGCGCTTTACGACATTCTTCCGGACGGGCGGCTGATCGCGGTGCAGAAGGGGCCGGAGGAGCAAAATCCCACACAGGCGAACGTGATCCTGAATTTCGATGAGGTGCTGAAAGAGCGGATGCGCGCGGCGCGGAAGTAG